A part of Eschrichtius robustus isolate mEscRob2 chromosome 20, mEscRob2.pri, whole genome shotgun sequence genomic DNA contains:
- the SPACA3 gene encoding sperm acrosome membrane-associated protein 3 — translation MEGGSWAPRRWSCLPGITLLALASLLSCLLTSGQAKVYSRCELARVLQDFGLDGFRGYSLADWVCLAYFASGFNTAAVDHEADGSTNNGIFQINSRKWCKNLNPNVPNMCQMYCSDLLNPNLKDTVICAMKIIQDPQGLGTWEVWRHHCQGKDLSDWVDGCEL, via the exons ATGGAAGGTGGGAGCTGGGCTCCCAGGAGGTGGTCGTGCCTGCCTGGGATCACGCTGCTGGCCTTGGCCTCTCTGCTCAGCTGCCTGCTCACCTCCGGCCAGGCCAAGGTCTACAGTCGCTGTGAGCTGGCCAGAGTGCTGCAGGATTTCGGCCTGGATGGATTCCGGGGATACAGCCTGGCAGACT GGGTCTGTCTTGCTTACTTCGCAAGTGGCTTCAACACAGCTGCCGTGGACCACGAAGCCGATGGAAGTACCAACAACGGCATCTTCCAGATCAACAGCCGGAAGTGGTGCAAAAATCTCAACCCCAATGTCCCAAACATGTGCCAGATGTACTGCTCCG aCTTGTTGAATCCTAACCTCAAGGATACTGTTATCTGTGCCATGAAGATAATTCAAGATCCCCAGGGTCTGGGCACCTG GGAGGTCTGGAGGCATCACTGCCAGGGCAAGGACCTCAGTGATTGGGTGGATGGCTGTGAATTGTAG